A window of the Nocardia sp. NBC_01329 genome harbors these coding sequences:
- a CDS encoding AIM24 family protein, producing the protein MSEILSPVTLGESDNVPGNSYAYCIDLVKPWFMRKGAMIAYYGQMQFRALTHGLQGHLLNMVANQFSAPLFTGDYVVAEGQGKLLIGDRGYDINSYDLDDGNLTIRAANLLAFEPGLSLNQSIVPGFLTLIGTGKFLASSNGPVIFAEPPLRVDPESLVGWADCPSPSHHYDQRWVSGFLAAGAAAFGVNSGEERQFDFTGAGTVLIQSSEKVLSDHALIRTIEGQLQSGVTVPGLQRLQGVIAQQLTGQQQGY; encoded by the coding sequence GTGAGCGAGATCCTCAGCCCGGTGACGCTCGGGGAGAGCGACAATGTGCCCGGCAACAGCTACGCGTACTGCATCGACCTCGTGAAACCGTGGTTCATGCGCAAAGGCGCGATGATCGCCTATTACGGGCAGATGCAGTTCCGAGCACTCACCCACGGGTTGCAGGGTCACCTCCTGAACATGGTGGCGAATCAGTTCTCCGCGCCCCTGTTCACCGGTGATTACGTGGTGGCCGAGGGACAGGGCAAACTGCTGATCGGCGATCGCGGGTACGACATCAACTCCTACGACCTCGACGACGGCAATCTCACCATCCGCGCGGCGAATCTGCTGGCGTTCGAACCGGGTCTGTCGCTGAACCAGTCGATCGTGCCGGGGTTCCTCACGCTGATCGGTACCGGGAAGTTCCTGGCCTCCTCGAACGGCCCGGTGATCTTCGCCGAACCACCGTTGCGGGTGGACCCGGAATCGCTGGTGGGCTGGGCCGACTGCCCGTCCCCCAGTCACCACTACGACCAGCGGTGGGTGTCGGGCTTCCTGGCCGCGGGGGCGGCGGCATTCGGCGTGAACTCGGGTGAGGAACGGCAGTTCGATTTCACCGGCGCCGGAACCGTACTCATCCAGTCCAGTGAGAAGGTGCTCAGCGACCACGCGCTCATCCGGACCATCGAGGGACAGTTGCAGAGCGGTGTCACCGTCCCGGGCCTGCAGCGTCTGCAGGGT
- a CDS encoding AIM24 family protein — protein sequence MFEKINSKVVAVDIGMAGGVVARTGGMLFYTGDVSFAPHEIPGGSGMGGGGGILQMAGRMMAGEHQRTMIAQGSGRVHYGFAGLEVEVVQVQPGATLQVEASRLLAYTAGLQTSVVSVASSGGGGGGGLMGALRGAASGALTGQGMFTTQLSGQGSAVLLAHGGFLELQVGGPNPVVVDPQAFIASYGNVHTDLKAAVSWRDAVGRGSGEAMQLQCAGQGLVYVQASEEKL from the coding sequence ATGTTCGAGAAGATCAATTCCAAGGTCGTGGCGGTCGATATCGGGATGGCGGGCGGCGTGGTCGCCCGTACCGGCGGCATGCTCTTCTACACCGGCGATGTGTCCTTCGCTCCGCACGAGATACCGGGCGGGTCCGGTATGGGTGGCGGCGGCGGTATCTTGCAGATGGCCGGGCGGATGATGGCCGGCGAACACCAACGCACCATGATCGCGCAGGGCAGCGGCCGCGTGCACTACGGGTTCGCCGGGCTGGAAGTGGAGGTTGTCCAGGTACAACCGGGCGCGACGCTGCAGGTGGAGGCCTCTCGCCTGCTGGCCTACACCGCCGGATTGCAGACCTCGGTCGTATCGGTCGCGAGTTCCGGTGGCGGAGGCGGCGGCGGTCTGATGGGCGCGCTGCGCGGCGCGGCATCCGGCGCGCTGACCGGTCAGGGCATGTTCACCACGCAGCTGTCCGGTCAGGGCAGTGCAGTGCTGCTGGCGCACGGCGGATTTCTCGAGCTCCAGGTGGGCGGACCGAATCCGGTGGTCGTCGACCCGCAGGCCTTCATCGCCTCCTACGGAAACGTACACACCGATCTGAAGGCAGCGGTGAGCTGGCGCGACGCGGTCGGCCGCGGATCCGGTGAGGCAATGCAACTGCAGTGCGCGGGCCAGGGGCTGGTGTACGTACAGGCATCGGAGGAGAAACTGTGA
- a CDS encoding AIM24 family protein has translation MAQLFEQSKKVIEVHLANTSIRAISGSMVAYEGAVQFKSAGFGGGDGVLAGMKRRATGEKLSLMECGGQGRVFLAVNGQYVSVVNLNNETLQVESQQLLAFAGNLRTDVRFAGVRGASSGQGLFTTTVSGQGQVALLSAGGPLIHLEVSPQFPLVVDPDAFVAARGNLNQSFVTDVSWRSVMGQDGGEAFSLRWDGQGVVSIQPAER, from the coding sequence ATGGCACAACTCTTCGAACAATCGAAGAAGGTGATCGAGGTACACCTGGCGAACACCAGTATTCGCGCCATCTCCGGCTCGATGGTCGCCTACGAGGGAGCTGTGCAGTTCAAATCGGCCGGTTTCGGCGGGGGCGACGGCGTGCTGGCCGGGATGAAACGCCGCGCCACCGGCGAAAAGCTCTCGCTGATGGAATGCGGCGGCCAGGGCCGGGTCTTCCTCGCGGTGAACGGCCAGTACGTCTCGGTGGTGAATCTGAACAACGAGACCCTGCAGGTCGAATCGCAGCAGTTGCTGGCCTTCGCCGGGAACCTGCGCACCGATGTGCGATTCGCCGGTGTGCGTGGGGCGTCCAGCGGCCAGGGGCTCTTCACCACCACGGTCAGCGGTCAAGGGCAGGTCGCGCTGCTCTCGGCGGGCGGGCCGCTCATCCACCTCGAGGTTTCACCGCAGTTCCCGTTGGTGGTGGACCCCGATGCGTTCGTCGCGGCTCGCGGCAACCTCAACCAGTCCTTCGTCACCGATGTCTCGTGGCGCTCGGTGATGGGACAGGACGGCGGCGAGGCGTTCTCGCTGCGCTGGGACGGGCAGGGCGTGGTCTCGATCCAACCGGCGGAACGGTAG
- a CDS encoding TerD family protein, producing MSATLAKGQNGPLATNDVVISIQLAAPADLSALLVTEQGKVRTDADFVFYNQPSGPGVNLRPGPAGQPASLAVNLGAVPAEIAQVRAVITLDDPNTNFGQFAPPVAYVSDQSGAQLFEYRVDGLATESIVIALELYRRQGAWKVRAVGQGYAGGFAALVTDHGVTVDDSPAETQAAAPPPPPPAQQTAPVPPPTQQAYPTQQPPAPPYPPQGGGYPPPGGGYPPQGGGYPPPPGPGYPQQPAPTQQHPNEISLSKTGPVSLQKGQRVSLRKEDGAALTFVKMGLGWDPVQQRGMFGSRTVDIDLDAAVVMFADMNPVDVAYYGQLTSKDGSIRHQGDNLTGEGAGDDEVILVDLTRLPAHVNNLVFVVTSYKGHTFGQVQNAFCRLIDGANNTELARYSLTGGTPTTAMAMAKLFRAGADWKMQAIGEGFNAKHPGEAIPQLGRFLAV from the coding sequence TTGTCCGCAACACTCGCCAAGGGCCAGAACGGTCCTCTGGCCACGAACGACGTGGTGATTTCCATTCAGTTGGCGGCTCCGGCCGATCTGTCCGCACTCTTGGTCACCGAGCAGGGCAAAGTCCGGACCGACGCGGATTTCGTCTTCTACAATCAGCCCAGCGGTCCGGGTGTGAACCTGCGGCCCGGCCCGGCCGGGCAGCCCGCTTCGCTGGCGGTGAACCTCGGTGCGGTGCCCGCCGAGATCGCGCAGGTGCGCGCCGTCATCACACTCGATGATCCGAATACGAACTTCGGGCAGTTCGCGCCGCCGGTGGCCTACGTATCGGACCAGTCCGGCGCGCAGCTGTTCGAGTACCGGGTCGACGGTCTCGCCACCGAATCCATCGTGATCGCGCTCGAACTGTACCGCCGTCAGGGTGCGTGGAAGGTGCGCGCGGTCGGGCAGGGCTACGCGGGTGGTTTCGCGGCACTTGTCACCGATCACGGTGTCACCGTGGACGATTCCCCAGCCGAGACGCAGGCCGCCGCACCTCCGCCTCCACCGCCCGCCCAGCAGACCGCCCCGGTGCCGCCGCCGACCCAGCAGGCCTATCCCACCCAGCAGCCGCCGGCCCCGCCCTACCCGCCGCAGGGTGGTGGTTATCCGCCGCCGGGCGGTGGTTATCCGCCGCAGGGCGGTGGTTACCCGCCCCCGCCGGGCCCCGGATACCCGCAGCAGCCGGCGCCCACCCAGCAGCATCCCAACGAGATCAGTCTGAGCAAGACCGGCCCGGTGAGCCTGCAGAAGGGGCAGCGGGTCAGCCTCCGCAAGGAGGACGGTGCGGCGCTCACCTTCGTCAAGATGGGTCTGGGCTGGGATCCGGTGCAGCAGCGCGGCATGTTCGGCAGTCGCACCGTGGATATCGACCTCGACGCCGCGGTCGTGATGTTCGCCGATATGAATCCGGTGGACGTCGCCTACTACGGGCAGCTGACGTCCAAGGATGGCTCGATCCGGCACCAGGGCGACAACCTCACCGGTGAGGGCGCGGGCGACGACGAGGTGATTCTGGTAGACCTCACGCGGCTCCCGGCGCATGTCAACAACCTGGTCTTCGTCGTGACCTCCTACAAGGGGCATACGTTCGGTCAGGTGCAGAACGCGTTCTGCCGGTTGATCGACGGGGCCAACAACACCGAGCTCGCCCGCTATTCGCTCACCGGCGGCACCCCTACCACCGCGATGGCAATGGCGAAGCTGTTCCGGGCCGGTGCCGACTGGAAGATGCAGGCCATCGGCGAGGGCTTCAACGCCAAACACCCCGGTGAGGCGATTCCGCAGTTGGGCCGGTTCCTGGCGGTATGA
- a CDS encoding TerD family protein, which produces MKQLQAGQNIPLSGEIVRFQVNTAGPLSVSALVVAADLRVGSAADVLGTERSAGPGVRVDEAASAVVVTPAEVRADAQAVLLVAAAQRGIGVVTASLSENDTPAAEFVIAPQAGESALICFELYRRGAGWKLRAVGQGYAGGIGELLRAHGADGYAGPASATATVHDATVGAPTAVTPPVGPQAELPTLEVGHGLERLWMIFEDAARSAAALESARGYAAERLDQELSAAVSDPATRNTPAADAARSAAQRRHDELTTTAEDNHRRDSTQLQRELHEADAVLPAALASWNSPAWDRPAAPADGIRLGELHALDRGALRVPYCVPIPLNRPLWVDTESSAAVAPVIGALLARLLRAAPGRRTLVDLIDLTGAFTGFTGMLAPVLAGPPITDHSDISPRLQQLVDAAELAEMAHSSGQGAPPAEHRILLAADFPHGYQAADAQRLVALLARGDLIGLSAMIVGGNESDSGDSAVATLSRACRHLPTVTGTPLFDPWTGNAWQLDLDLLPQEPEQRARILRAG; this is translated from the coding sequence ATGAAGCAGTTGCAGGCGGGGCAGAACATACCGTTGAGCGGTGAGATCGTTCGATTCCAGGTGAATACCGCCGGGCCGCTGTCGGTTTCGGCGCTGGTGGTGGCCGCGGATCTGCGCGTCGGCTCGGCAGCCGATGTGCTGGGGACCGAACGGTCGGCGGGTCCCGGAGTCCGGGTGGACGAGGCGGCTTCGGCCGTCGTCGTCACCCCCGCCGAGGTGCGCGCCGACGCGCAGGCGGTGCTCCTGGTGGCCGCCGCCCAGCGCGGGATCGGTGTGGTCACCGCGTCGCTGTCGGAGAACGACACTCCGGCAGCCGAGTTCGTAATCGCCCCGCAGGCCGGGGAGAGCGCGCTGATCTGCTTCGAACTGTATCGGCGCGGCGCCGGCTGGAAACTTCGTGCGGTCGGCCAGGGCTATGCGGGGGGTATCGGGGAACTGTTGCGGGCTCATGGCGCCGACGGCTACGCGGGCCCGGCGTCGGCAACCGCCACCGTGCACGACGCGACGGTGGGTGCGCCCACTGCGGTTACTCCGCCGGTCGGCCCGCAGGCCGAGCTCCCGACCCTGGAGGTCGGGCACGGGCTGGAGCGGCTGTGGATGATCTTCGAGGACGCCGCCCGTTCGGCCGCCGCACTGGAATCCGCACGCGGCTACGCGGCCGAACGACTCGACCAGGAACTCTCGGCCGCGGTCTCCGATCCCGCCACCCGTAACACCCCGGCCGCTGATGCCGCTCGGTCGGCCGCTCAGCGCCGCCACGACGAGCTCACGACCACCGCGGAGGACAATCATCGCCGCGACAGCACCCAGTTGCAGCGCGAACTGCACGAGGCCGACGCGGTGCTACCCGCGGCGCTGGCCTCGTGGAATTCACCGGCCTGGGACCGTCCGGCTGCCCCGGCCGACGGAATCCGGCTCGGCGAACTCCACGCACTCGACCGAGGCGCGCTGCGGGTTCCGTACTGTGTGCCGATTCCGCTGAACCGGCCGCTGTGGGTGGATACCGAATCATCCGCGGCGGTGGCGCCGGTAATCGGTGCCCTGCTGGCAAGGTTGTTGCGAGCTGCCCCGGGCCGCCGGACCCTTGTCGACCTCATCGATCTCACCGGCGCGTTCACCGGTTTCACCGGCATGCTCGCACCGGTGCTGGCCGGACCACCGATCACCGACCATTCCGATATCTCCCCGCGACTGCAGCAACTCGTGGACGCCGCCGAACTGGCGGAGATGGCCCACAGCTCGGGACAGGGCGCCCCGCCGGCCGAACACCGGATCCTGCTCGCCGCGGATTTCCCGCACGGATACCAGGCCGCCGATGCGCAACGTCTGGTCGCTCTGCTGGCGCGTGGGGACCTGATCGGACTGTCGGCCATGATCGTCGGCGGTAACGAATCCGATTCCGGTGACAGCGCTGTGGCCACCCTCTCGCGTGCCTGCCGCCATCTGCCGACCGTCACCGGAACGCCACTGTTCGATCCGTGGACCGGTAACGCTTGGCAGCTGGACCTGGACCTGCTTCCCCAGGAACCCGAACAGCGTGCGCGGATCCTGCGGGCGGGCTGA
- a CDS encoding glycosyltransferase family 87 protein produces the protein MGPGNGRTGPADTTGYDSPTLLARDLRSADARDKPSRNDSMTAQLCTIVGGPVGDHALIGRARFWTPMRVLLAFAVIFLAFGWFAKAGCIQQTTTSDGLLTLDWNNGRQYTAMCYSDTVPLYGAERLNEGAFPYKKSWVEETPSGDTEVRHMEYPVLSGMYQYVSMLVAKSWDASPLPGALQVVLYFNVVALGLSVAWLVTIWATALLSGRRIWDAALVACSPLVIVHAFTNFDFLATAFAALGLLAWARQRPLLAGVLLGLGGAAKLYPLLLLGPIVVLCLRADPMHRTPRAHQTTRLRDIDSVAELRTWLVELPARTRLLGTRPLGAAGLTIGGAFVTWALANLPIALLYPDGWREFFRLNTTRHADPDSLYNVVMSFTDWSGFDGVLRHGEPPTVLNLVSLSLFVAACLGIAYIGLTAPRRPRLAQLCFLVIAAFLLTNKVWSPQYSLWLVPIAVLALPHRRVLLAWMTIDALVWVPRMFYYLGVDRKGLPEQWFTATVLLRDVAVIGLCALIIRQIYRPEQDLVRRVNQDDPVGGVIDNAPDPLLPWLPEMLRPRISRETHWTAAAAATRTHPRESATVASSIRAPRENAGPTRPPARLG, from the coding sequence GTGGGTCCCGGAAACGGGCGAACCGGACCGGCCGACACAACCGGTTACGATTCGCCCACCCTCCTCGCCCGCGACCTGCGCTCGGCCGACGCACGCGACAAACCGAGCCGCAACGACTCCATGACCGCCCAACTGTGCACGATCGTGGGCGGCCCGGTCGGTGATCACGCACTGATCGGGCGCGCCCGGTTCTGGACGCCGATGCGGGTGCTGCTGGCCTTCGCGGTGATCTTCCTGGCGTTCGGCTGGTTCGCGAAGGCCGGATGTATCCAGCAGACCACCACCTCGGACGGCCTGCTCACCCTGGACTGGAACAACGGCCGCCAGTACACAGCCATGTGCTACTCCGACACCGTTCCGCTCTACGGTGCCGAACGGCTCAACGAGGGCGCGTTCCCGTACAAGAAATCGTGGGTGGAGGAGACCCCCAGCGGCGATACCGAGGTCCGGCACATGGAATATCCGGTGCTGTCGGGGATGTATCAGTACGTCTCCATGCTGGTCGCCAAGAGCTGGGACGCCAGCCCGCTGCCGGGTGCGCTGCAGGTGGTCCTCTATTTCAATGTGGTGGCGCTGGGGTTGTCCGTAGCCTGGCTCGTCACCATCTGGGCGACCGCGCTGCTGTCCGGACGCCGGATCTGGGATGCGGCGCTCGTGGCGTGCTCACCACTGGTGATCGTGCACGCCTTCACCAATTTCGATTTCCTCGCAACCGCGTTCGCGGCCCTGGGTCTGCTCGCATGGGCGCGGCAGCGCCCCCTGCTGGCCGGGGTGCTCCTGGGTCTGGGCGGCGCGGCGAAACTGTATCCGCTGCTGCTGCTCGGCCCGATCGTGGTGCTGTGCCTGCGCGCCGACCCGATGCACCGAACCCCGCGGGCACACCAGACGACCCGGTTACGCGATATCGACAGTGTCGCGGAACTACGCACCTGGCTCGTAGAGCTCCCGGCACGCACCCGGTTGCTGGGCACCCGCCCACTCGGTGCGGCCGGTCTCACCATCGGTGGCGCCTTCGTCACCTGGGCGCTGGCCAATCTGCCGATCGCACTGCTGTACCCGGACGGCTGGCGGGAGTTCTTCCGGCTCAACACCACGCGGCACGCCGATCCCGATTCGCTCTACAACGTGGTGATGTCGTTCACCGACTGGTCCGGTTTCGACGGTGTGCTGCGGCACGGCGAACCACCCACCGTCCTCAATCTGGTGTCGCTGTCACTGTTCGTGGCGGCCTGTCTGGGGATCGCCTATATCGGTCTGACCGCCCCGCGGCGCCCCCGGCTGGCGCAGCTGTGCTTCCTGGTGATCGCCGCGTTCCTGCTGACGAACAAGGTGTGGAGCCCACAGTATTCACTGTGGCTGGTACCGATCGCGGTGCTGGCACTACCGCATCGGCGGGTACTGCTGGCCTGGATGACGATCGACGCGTTGGTCTGGGTGCCGCGCATGTTCTACTACCTCGGTGTCGACCGCAAGGGTCTGCCGGAGCAGTGGTTCACCGCGACGGTCCTGCTGCGCGATGTCGCCGTGATCGGATTGTGCGCGCTGATCATCCGTCAGATCTACCGGCCCGAACAGGATCTGGTGCGCCGGGTGAATCAGGACGACCCGGTCGGCGGAGTGATCGACAATGCGCCGGACCCGCTGCTGCCGTGGCTGCCCGAGATGCTGCGTCCCAGGATCTCCCGCGAAACCCATTGGACCGCCGCGGCGGCCGCGACACGCACCCACCCGCGGGAGTCCGCCACCGTGGCGTCCTCGATCAGGGCGCCCCGGGAGAACGCCGGCCCCACTCGCCCGCCCGCTCGCCTGGGCTGA
- a CDS encoding transglycosylase domain-containing protein, with amino-acid sequence MPGAPRGPQPPQRPGTPPGRPPQGQPPNQPTQRMGHPGEPGAPRGEQGTAKMAQPAAPTETTRRDRTATGPRPVTGRPTTGERRAAGADDRPARSGAAGGPPPRRPGGRSGGPGGPEGRGPAQKRRNWWKIARRVTYVLVALAIVVPSTVFLIAYSTVSVPEPGDLKTNQVATILAADGETEITRVVPPQGNRTDVTIDQIPPHVRNAVIAAEDRDFYSNPGFSISGFARAARDNVLGRESAGGGSTITQQYVKNALVGNEHSLTRKLNELVISAKMARQWSKDEILTAYLNTIYFGRGAYGIDAASKAYFNKPVVELSPAEGAVLAATIQLPSLLDPESNPTGAESRWNYVLDGMVAGGNLDPAERASLTYPAVVPSSTVGQKTDSTGPEGHIKAQVLRELSEAGISEQQMNTSGLQITTTIDAQAQKAALDSVHKNMEGEPDKLRTAVASVDPKSGAVRAYYGGEDGYGYDFANAALQTGSSFKVVGLAQNLESGIPLSQMYDSSPITVNGIEITNVEGEQCGVCTIAEALKRSLNTSFYRMQLEMQNGPQKIADMGHKLGIPEELPGVGATLTEPGGAGPNNGIVLGQYQARPLDMASAYATLAASGMYHKPHFVTKVVSADGTVLLDRGDVAGERRVSEAVADNVTAAMEPIAGYSRNHGLAGGRPSAAKTGTAQLGDTGENKDVWMVGYTPSLATAVWVGSTDNSPLRNYGGAMIYGSGLASDIWKGTMDGALEGTPVEKFPKPAPIKGQAGVPKWTAPYTAPSTTMPTFEPPVVIQPSQVEILPGITIPVPGVQPNPRSQPQPQNQPQGNAQGGPMPGQPTAGQAAPTVTQAPDAGGGTDTGGDSGDSSDSGDDSRPNSGG; translated from the coding sequence ATGCCCGGGGCACCGCGGGGTCCGCAGCCTCCGCAGCGGCCGGGCACGCCACCCGGCCGTCCACCGCAGGGTCAGCCGCCGAACCAGCCCACCCAGCGCATGGGCCACCCGGGAGAACCGGGTGCGCCGCGCGGTGAGCAGGGCACGGCGAAGATGGCACAACCCGCCGCGCCCACCGAGACCACACGTCGCGATCGCACCGCGACCGGCCCACGACCGGTGACGGGCCGACCGACCACCGGTGAGCGCCGGGCGGCCGGCGCGGACGACCGGCCGGCCCGCTCCGGTGCCGCGGGCGGTCCACCGCCGCGCCGACCGGGTGGCCGTTCGGGCGGGCCCGGCGGACCCGAAGGCCGCGGACCCGCTCAGAAACGCAGGAACTGGTGGAAGATCGCTCGACGGGTCACCTATGTGCTGGTGGCGCTGGCGATCGTGGTGCCGAGCACGGTGTTCCTGATCGCCTATTCGACGGTGTCGGTGCCCGAACCGGGCGATCTCAAGACCAACCAGGTCGCAACGATTCTCGCGGCCGACGGCGAAACCGAGATCACCCGGGTGGTGCCGCCACAGGGCAATCGCACCGATGTGACGATCGATCAGATTCCGCCGCATGTACGCAACGCGGTGATCGCCGCCGAAGACCGGGACTTCTACAGCAACCCGGGTTTCTCGATCTCCGGATTCGCCCGTGCCGCCCGTGACAATGTGCTCGGACGCGAAAGCGCCGGTGGTGGTTCGACGATCACCCAGCAGTACGTGAAGAACGCGCTGGTCGGTAACGAACACAGTCTCACCCGTAAGCTCAACGAGCTGGTGATCTCGGCGAAGATGGCCCGGCAGTGGAGTAAGGACGAGATCCTCACCGCCTACCTGAACACCATCTACTTCGGACGCGGCGCCTACGGTATCGATGCCGCTTCGAAGGCCTACTTCAACAAGCCGGTCGTGGAACTGAGTCCGGCCGAGGGCGCGGTGCTCGCCGCGACCATCCAGCTGCCGTCACTGCTGGACCCGGAATCCAATCCCACCGGCGCCGAGTCCCGCTGGAACTATGTGCTCGACGGGATGGTCGCCGGCGGCAATCTCGATCCGGCCGAACGTGCGAGCCTGACCTACCCCGCGGTGGTGCCGTCGTCGACGGTCGGCCAGAAGACCGATTCCACCGGACCGGAAGGCCATATCAAAGCGCAAGTGCTGCGCGAACTCTCCGAGGCGGGCATCAGCGAACAGCAGATGAACACCTCCGGCCTGCAGATCACGACGACCATCGACGCGCAGGCGCAGAAGGCCGCGCTCGACTCTGTGCACAAGAACATGGAGGGCGAACCGGACAAGCTGCGGACCGCGGTGGCCTCGGTCGACCCGAAATCCGGTGCGGTGCGCGCCTACTACGGCGGCGAAGACGGCTACGGCTACGACTTCGCGAATGCCGCGCTGCAGACCGGCTCCTCGTTCAAGGTGGTCGGCCTGGCACAGAACCTGGAGAGCGGTATCCCGCTGTCCCAGATGTACGACAGCTCGCCGATCACCGTGAACGGTATCGAGATCACCAACGTCGAGGGTGAGCAGTGTGGGGTCTGCACGATCGCCGAGGCCCTCAAGCGCTCGCTGAACACCAGCTTCTACCGTATGCAGCTGGAAATGCAGAACGGCCCGCAGAAGATCGCCGATATGGGTCACAAACTCGGTATCCCGGAGGAACTCCCGGGAGTCGGCGCCACGCTGACCGAACCGGGCGGCGCCGGCCCGAACAACGGTATCGTGCTCGGTCAGTACCAGGCCCGCCCGCTGGATATGGCATCGGCCTACGCGACGCTGGCGGCGTCGGGCATGTACCACAAGCCGCACTTCGTGACCAAGGTCGTATCCGCGGACGGTACGGTGCTGCTCGATCGCGGCGACGTGGCCGGCGAACGGCGGGTCTCCGAGGCCGTCGCCGACAATGTCACGGCGGCCATGGAACCGATCGCCGGATACTCCCGCAATCACGGTCTCGCCGGAGGCCGCCCCTCGGCCGCCAAGACCGGTACCGCGCAGCTGGGTGACACCGGGGAGAACAAGGACGTGTGGATGGTGGGCTATACGCCGTCGCTGGCCACCGCGGTCTGGGTGGGCAGTACCGACAACTCGCCGCTGCGCAACTATGGCGGCGCGATGATCTACGGTTCCGGATTGGCGTCGGATATCTGGAAGGGCACGATGGACGGTGCTCTGGAGGGCACGCCCGTCGAGAAGTTCCCCAAACCCGCGCCGATCAAGGGTCAGGCCGGTGTGCCGAAGTGGACGGCCCCCTACACAGCGCCGTCCACCACGATGCCGACCTTCGAGCCGCCCGTGGTGATCCAGCCGAGCCAGGTCGAGATCCTGCCCGGTATCACCATCCCGGTGCCCGGGGTCCAGCCCAACCCGCGTAGCCAACCGCAACCACAGAATCAGCCGCAAGGTAACGCGCAGGGCGGCCCGATGCCCGGACAGCCCACTGCCGGGCAGGCGGCCCCGACCGTCACCCAGGCGCCCGATGCCGGCGGTGGAACCGACACCGGCGGCGACAGCGGGGACAGCAGCGACAGCGGGGATGACAGCCGTCCGAACTCCGGAGGATAA
- a CDS encoding DUF5318 domain-containing protein: protein MRIQRQVVDYALRRRSLLADVYAGRVDVAEVCDANPYLLRAAKFHGRGSEVTCPICRKEQLTLVSWVYGDGLGPVAGSARSPEELVRLAETREEFSVHVVEVCRTCSWNHLVQSYVLGKTPQGRRSGSRVNRRTAAE, encoded by the coding sequence GTGCGAATTCAGCGGCAAGTGGTCGACTATGCGCTCCGGCGCAGGTCGCTGCTGGCTGACGTCTATGCGGGCCGTGTCGATGTCGCCGAGGTATGTGACGCCAATCCCTACCTGCTGCGTGCGGCCAAATTTCACGGCCGGGGGAGCGAGGTTACATGCCCTATCTGCCGGAAGGAACAACTCACCCTCGTATCCTGGGTCTACGGCGACGGCCTGGGGCCGGTCGCGGGTTCGGCGCGCAGCCCGGAAGAGCTGGTACGCCTGGCCGAGACCCGAGAGGAATTCTCGGTTCATGTGGTCGAGGTGTGCCGGACATGCAGCTGGAATCATCTGGTGCAGTCCTATGTGCTCGGGAAGACGCCGCAGGGCCGGCGTTCCGGTTCCCGGGTGAACCGGCGCACCGCCGCGGAATGA